The genomic DNA TAACTCTGTAACACGTTCCATATCAATCGCTTGCGGTAAATCAGTCTTATTCACAATAACAATAAAGTCTTTTCCTTGTACCGCATGGAATAGATCTTCATCCTCATTTGTTAAAGCCTCGCTATAGTTGACAACAACTAATACTAAATCTGCTTGGCTCATCATTTCTTTTGATCGCTCCACACCAATTCGTTCAACAACATCTTCTGTCTCACGAATACCGGCTGTATCTATAAGTTTAAGAGGTACACCACGCACATTAACGTACTCTTCAATAACATCACGAGTTGTTCCTGCAATATCAGTTACAATTGCTTTTTTCTCCTGAACAAGACTATTTAATAACGATGATTTCCCAACATTAGGTCTACCGATAATTGCTGTAGCAATACCTTCACGTAAAATTTTCCCTTGTTTTGATGTTTCTAATATTTTTTCGATTTCCGAACGAACATGCGTCGCTTTCTCAATTAAAATATTATGTGTCATCTCTTCTACATCATCGTATTCTGGATAATCTATATTTACCTCAACATGAGCTAATGTTTCTAATATTTCTTGACGTAGGCGACCAATTAATTTAGATAATCGCCCTTCCATTTGATTAATTGCTACATTCATCGCACGATCTGTTTTTGCTCGAATCAAATCCATAACAGCTTCTGCTTGTGATAAATCGATACGTCCATTTAAAAAAGCACGTTTTGTAAATTCGCCCGGTTCTGCCAATCGTACTCCTTGCGCTAGAATAAGTTGCAATACTTTATTTACTGAAACAAGTCCGCCATGACAGTTAATTTCCACTATATTTTCACGTGTAAAAGTCCTTGGTGCGCGCATAATAGACACCATAACTTCTTCAATAACTTGATTTGTATCTAAATCAACGATATGACCATAATGAATAGTGTGAGAAGGAACCTCTGTTAAATCCTTCCCTTTAAAAATACGGTCAACTTTCTCAACCGCATCATCCCCACTTACTCGAACAATGGCAATT from Bacillus cereus G9842 includes the following:
- the mnmE gene encoding tRNA uridine-5-carboxymethylaminomethyl(34) synthesis GTPase MnmE: MEFDTIAAISTALGEGAIAIVRVSGDDAVEKVDRIFKGKDLTEVPSHTIHYGHIVDLDTNQVIEEVMVSIMRAPRTFTRENIVEINCHGGLVSVNKVLQLILAQGVRLAEPGEFTKRAFLNGRIDLSQAEAVMDLIRAKTDRAMNVAINQMEGRLSKLIGRLRQEILETLAHVEVNIDYPEYDDVEEMTHNILIEKATHVRSEIEKILETSKQGKILREGIATAIIGRPNVGKSSLLNSLVQEKKAIVTDIAGTTRDVIEEYVNVRGVPLKLIDTAGIRETEDVVERIGVERSKEMMSQADLVLVVVNYSEALTNEDEDLFHAVQGKDFIVIVNKTDLPQAIDMERVTELAAGNRVITTSLIEEQGIDELEKAIADLFFEGTIDSADMTYVSNARHIGLLTQAGQTIGDAIEAIENGVPIDMVQIDLTRTWEILGEITGDTVHESLIDQLFSQFCLGK